One Bacteroidota bacterium genomic window carries:
- a CDS encoding aquaporin family protein yields the protein MKKYITEMIGTFFLVFAICLTGNPLAIGSMLMVMVHIGGHISGAHYNPAVTIAVWIRKKIEIKEALIYILVQLVGATLAATFAHYMYGKTFPLHPDSTINPIKPVLMEMVCTFALAFVVLNVATHSKTAGNSFYGLAIGFTVMACAFCAGKISGGAFNPAVGTGMTLIEVIFGKGTFKDLWLYIVGPVGGACIAGILFVVMNPEEK from the coding sequence ATGAAAAAATACATCACAGAAATGATCGGGACATTTTTCCTGGTATTCGCTATTTGTCTTACAGGAAATCCTTTGGCCATCGGAAGTATGCTTATGGTGATGGTGCATATAGGCGGACATATTTCCGGTGCGCATTATAATCCTGCAGTGACGATCGCGGTGTGGATCCGCAAAAAAATTGAAATAAAAGAAGCGCTGATTTACATTCTGGTGCAATTAGTGGGTGCAACACTTGCTGCAACTTTTGCGCATTATATGTACGGAAAAACTTTTCCGCTGCATCCTGATAGTACCATCAATCCGATCAAACCGGTGCTCATGGAAATGGTTTGCACTTTTGCACTTGCCTTCGTTGTCCTCAATGTTGCCACGCATTCCAAAACTGCCGGTAATTCTTTTTACGGGCTTGCGATTGGTTTCACCGTAATGGCCTGCGCTTTTTGTGCCGGAAAAATTTCGGGTGGCGCATTCAATCCTGCTGTGGGAACGGGAATGACGCTCATCGAGGTAATTTTCGGAAAAGGAACTTTCAAGGACCTGTGGTTGTACATCGTTGGCCCGGTCGGCGGCGCGTGTATTGCCGGAATTCTTTTCGTGGTGATGAACCCTGAAGAAAAATAA
- a CDS encoding methylmalonyl-CoA mutase family protein yields the protein MQEAKPYHPKNKIRIVTAASLFDGHDAAINIMRRIIQSSGAEVIHLGHDRSVSEIVNCAIQEDANAIAITSYQGGHMEYFKYMYDLLKEKGCGHIKIFGGGGGTILPEEIKELQKYGIERIYHPDDGRSMGLQGMINDLMKKSDYATGVNLNGEVKHLNAKDHIGIARLISAVENFSGKHKGIITEIKSLAKKSKTPVLGITGTGGAGKSSLVDELVRRFLIDFPEKTVGIISVDPSKRKTGGALLGDRIRMNAINPELSAGRVYMRSLATRQSNLALSKYVQEAIDILKSANFDLIILETSGIGQSDTEITDHSNVSLYVMTPEYGAATQLEKIDMLDFADVIALNKFDKRGAMDALRDVRKQFKRNHQLWKTDDEKLPVVGTIASQFNDPGMNHLYRRVIDKIAEKTGAKLKSSFRITDEMSEKIYIIPPARTRYLSEITENNRGYDKKAKQQSAIAQDLYALKKSIDIFKKNKSEKSAADLEKEYKKLKPELDPKNLKLIEGWPEKAQQYKNEFYKFNVRGKEVKIKTHYESLSHTLVPKVCTPKYEAWGDLLNWLLQENIPGEFPYTSGIYPFKREGEDPTRMFAGEGGPERTNKRFHYVSLGMPAKRLSTAFDSVTLYGRDPDHRPDIYGKIGNSGVSICCLDDAKKLYSGFDLADPKTSVSMTINGPAAILAAFFMNAAIDQQCEKYIRENKLEKEVEKKIAELFDKNKIKRPKYQGEIPEGNDSLGLLLLGMTGERVLPADVYKKIKAHTLSQVRGTVQADILKEDQAQNTCIFSTEFSLRVMGDVQQYFIDHKVRNFYSVSISGYHIAEAGANPITQLALTLSNGFTFVEYYLSRGMHIDEFAPNLSFFFSNGMDPEYSVLGRVARRIWSKAMRNKYNGNERSQMLKYHIQTSGRSLHAQEIDFNDIRTTLQALYAIYDNCNSLHTNAYDEAITTPTEESVRRAMAIQLIINRELGLAKNENPMQGSFIIEELTDLVEEAVLTEFDRISERGGVLGAMETMYQRGKIQEESLYYEHQKHTGEYPLIGVNTFLSSKGSPTILPKEVIRATTEEKEYQITMLKNLHKANEKPSTSSGSTTMLKRLQDVAVKNGNVFEELMETVKYCSLGQITEALFEVGGQYRRNM from the coding sequence ATGCAAGAAGCAAAACCATATCATCCCAAAAACAAGATCCGTATTGTTACGGCGGCGTCTTTGTTCGACGGGCATGATGCAGCCATCAATATCATGCGCCGCATTATCCAGTCGAGCGGCGCCGAAGTGATCCATCTCGGCCACGACAGGAGTGTTTCGGAAATTGTGAATTGTGCTATACAGGAAGACGCAAATGCTATTGCCATCACTTCGTACCAGGGCGGGCACATGGAATATTTCAAATACATGTACGATCTGCTGAAAGAAAAAGGTTGTGGCCACATAAAAATTTTCGGTGGCGGTGGCGGAACCATTCTTCCTGAAGAAATAAAAGAATTGCAGAAATACGGCATTGAAAGAATTTATCATCCCGATGATGGCCGCTCTATGGGATTGCAGGGAATGATCAACGACCTCATGAAGAAATCAGATTATGCAACGGGCGTGAATCTGAACGGGGAAGTAAAACATCTCAATGCAAAAGATCACATCGGCATTGCGCGGCTTATTTCTGCAGTAGAAAATTTTTCCGGGAAACATAAAGGCATCATCACAGAAATAAAATCACTCGCAAAAAAATCGAAAACGCCCGTACTCGGAATCACAGGAACAGGAGGCGCAGGAAAATCTTCATTGGTAGATGAACTCGTCCGTCGTTTTCTCATCGACTTCCCGGAAAAAACAGTCGGTATTATTTCTGTCGACCCTTCGAAGAGAAAAACCGGCGGCGCATTACTCGGCGACCGCATCCGCATGAACGCGATCAATCCTGAACTTTCCGCGGGACGCGTGTACATGCGCTCGCTCGCAACACGCCAGAGCAATCTCGCGCTTTCGAAATACGTGCAGGAAGCGATCGATATTCTCAAGTCAGCCAACTTCGATCTCATCATTCTCGAAACTTCCGGCATCGGGCAGAGTGATACCGAGATCACCGATCACAGCAATGTGAGTTTGTATGTGATGACACCGGAATACGGAGCAGCAACACAACTCGAAAAAATTGACATGCTTGATTTTGCTGATGTGATCGCGCTGAATAAATTCGATAAACGCGGGGCGATGGATGCATTGCGCGATGTGCGCAAACAATTCAAACGCAATCACCAGTTGTGGAAGACCGATGATGAAAAACTTCCTGTTGTCGGCACTATCGCTTCGCAGTTCAATGATCCGGGAATGAATCACCTCTACCGGAGAGTCATTGATAAAATTGCAGAAAAGACCGGCGCGAAACTGAAATCTTCATTCAGGATCACCGATGAAATGTCGGAGAAGATTTACATCATTCCTCCTGCGCGCACGCGTTACCTGAGTGAGATCACGGAAAATAATCGCGGCTACGACAAAAAAGCAAAACAACAATCCGCAATAGCACAGGATCTTTACGCACTGAAAAAATCAATTGATATTTTCAAAAAAAATAAATCAGAAAAATCGGCAGCAGATCTCGAGAAAGAATACAAAAAATTAAAACCCGAACTCGATCCGAAGAATTTAAAACTCATTGAAGGGTGGCCGGAAAAAGCGCAGCAGTACAAAAATGAATTTTACAAATTCAATGTGCGCGGAAAAGAAGTGAAGATCAAAACGCATTACGAATCGCTTTCGCATACGTTGGTTCCGAAAGTTTGTACACCGAAATACGAAGCGTGGGGCGATCTGCTCAACTGGTTGCTGCAGGAAAATATTCCGGGAGAATTTCCGTACACGAGCGGAATTTATCCGTTCAAGCGCGAAGGCGAAGATCCCACGCGCATGTTCGCCGGCGAAGGCGGGCCCGAGCGCACGAACAAACGTTTCCATTATGTTTCATTGGGTATGCCGGCGAAAAGATTGTCCACTGCTTTCGATTCCGTAACACTTTACGGAAGAGATCCCGATCATCGTCCCGACATTTACGGGAAGATCGGAAATTCGGGAGTGAGCATTTGTTGCCTCGATGATGCGAAGAAATTATATTCCGGTTTCGATCTCGCCGATCCGAAAACTTCCGTGTCGATGACCATCAATGGCCCCGCCGCCATTCTCGCAGCATTTTTTATGAATGCAGCCATTGATCAGCAATGTGAAAAATATATCCGCGAAAACAAACTTGAAAAAGAAGTTGAGAAAAAAATCGCAGAACTTTTTGATAAGAATAAAATCAAGCGGCCAAAATATCAGGGAGAAATTCCCGAAGGAAATGATTCGCTTGGATTATTATTACTCGGCATGACCGGAGAGCGCGTTCTTCCTGCTGACGTTTACAAAAAAATAAAAGCGCACACGCTCTCGCAGGTGCGTGGAACCGTGCAGGCCGATATTCTGAAGGAAGACCAGGCGCAGAACACGTGCATTTTTTCCACCGAATTTTCATTGCGCGTGATGGGCGATGTGCAGCAATATTTTATCGATCACAAAGTGCGGAATTTTTATTCTGTTTCCATTTCCGGCTACCACATTGCAGAAGCGGGGGCAAACCCAATCACGCAACTCGCGCTCACACTTTCCAACGGATTTACATTCGTGGAATATTATTTGTCGCGCGGAATGCACATCGATGAGTTTGCACCGAATCTTTCTTTCTTCTTCTCGAATGGAATGGATCCGGAATATTCTGTGCTGGGCCGTGTGGCGCGTCGCATCTGGAGCAAGGCGATGAGAAATAAATACAATGGAAACGAACGTTCGCAGATGCTGAAATATCACATTCAGACTTCGGGCCGTTCATTGCACGCGCAGGAAATTGATTTCAATGACATCCGCACAACCTTGCAGGCGCTCTATGCGATTTATGATAATTGCAATTCACTTCACACGAATGCATACGACGAAGCGATCACCACGCCAACGGAAGAAAGTGTGCGTCGTGCGATGGCGATCCAACTCATCATCAATCGTGAATTAGGATTAGCAAAGAATGAAAATCCGATGCAGGGAAGTTTTATAATTGAAGAGCTGACCGATCTGGTGGAAGAAGCAGTGCTCACGGAATTCGATCGCATCAGTGAACGCGGCGGTGTGCTCGGCGCAATGGAAACCATGTACCAGCGCGGAAAGATCCAGGAAGAATCGCTTTACTACGAACATCAGAAACACACCGGCGAATATCCGCTCATTGGCGTAAATACATTTCTCTCTTCAAAAGGTTCGCCTACTATTCTTCCGAAGGAAGTGATACGCGCAACTACTGAAGAAAAAGAATACCAGATCACGATGCTGAAAAATCTGCACAAAGCGAATGAAAAACCTTCGACAAGCTCAGGGTCGACAACGATGCTGAAACGTTTACAGGATGTGGCGGTGAAGAATGGAAATGTATTTGAAGAGTTGATGGAGACAGTGAAATATTGTTCGCTCGGACAAATTACGGAAGCGCTTTTCGAAGTTGGCGGACAGTACAGGAGAAATATGTAA
- a CDS encoding DUF1573 domain-containing protein, translating into MKVLFFFIFTFFYFPSFSQDYEPSTDPNGPQIKFDRTEIIDSITIDDLTPGEKTVERNHYDFPFTNTGKEPLLVGYSRGSDPDFNCEYPHEPIKPGGHGTIVICASSCKWNMDKTYHINSNSVVPQIIHLRRVKAFNDSDLCVARKKFESHCMKMYVDSLPYAKRDSLKHSGDHYLTDESYFLVDTTQQYLFIDDHGVYNKADVTFFNKDPDLPSRTVLRIKKECEKEQYKKGDVMNVQFCYDDHYQLLRKTTLTLKELKNKETGKPVFTEEDTNYKNGQVVDHNKFDIYDE; encoded by the coding sequence ATGAAAGTTTTATTTTTTTTCATCTTCACTTTTTTTTATTTCCCTTCATTTTCCCAGGATTACGAACCTTCCACCGATCCGAACGGCCCGCAGATAAAATTCGATCGCACGGAGATCATCGATTCGATTACCATTGATGATCTTACTCCCGGCGAAAAAACGGTGGAGCGAAATCATTACGATTTTCCTTTTACCAACACGGGAAAAGAACCCTTGCTCGTTGGTTATTCGCGCGGATCAGATCCTGATTTCAATTGCGAATATCCGCATGAACCGATAAAACCGGGAGGGCATGGTACGATCGTCATCTGCGCTTCATCTTGCAAATGGAATATGGATAAAACGTATCACATCAATTCCAATTCCGTAGTTCCTCAAATTATTCATCTCAGGAGAGTGAAAGCATTCAACGATTCCGATCTGTGTGTCGCCAGAAAAAAATTTGAAAGTCATTGCATGAAAATGTATGTCGATAGTTTGCCGTATGCAAAACGCGATTCACTCAAACATTCCGGTGATCATTACCTCACGGATGAATCTTATTTTCTTGTCGACACTACTCAGCAATATTTATTTATCGATGATCACGGTGTGTACAACAAGGCAGATGTTACGTTTTTCAATAAAGATCCGGACCTTCCCTCACGAACGGTATTGCGAATTAAAAAAGAATGCGAAAAAGAACAATACAAGAAAGGCGATGTGATGAACGTGCAGTTTTGTTACGACGATCATTACCAGCTCCTGCGCAAAACAACATTAACATTGAAAGAATTAAAAAATAAAGAAACCGGCAAACCTGTTTTTACAGAAGAAGACACGAATTATAAAAACGGGCAGGTTGTCGATCATAATAAGTTCGACATCTATGACGAGTGA
- a CDS encoding DUF1573 domain-containing protein, with product MKRKIFILPLLLIAAAFSGMRVSNPAVMTFDEVKYNFGFIHQGDVVSHDFNFTNTGDEPLLITDATVACKCTTVDFPKQPIAKGQKGTIKVTYDSKSAMDRQERTVAVTSNASNSPATLTFKCVVLKAKN from the coding sequence ATGAAAAGAAAAATATTCATACTGCCCCTGCTGCTCATCGCTGCCGCTTTTTCCGGAATGCGCGTCTCTAACCCGGCCGTGATGACATTCGACGAAGTGAAATACAATTTCGGTTTCATTCACCAGGGCGATGTGGTTTCTCACGATTTTAATTTTACGAATACCGGCGACGAACCGCTACTTATTACTGATGCAACTGTCGCATGCAAATGCACGACGGTCGATTTTCCGAAACAACCCATTGCAAAAGGACAGAAAGGAACGATCAAAGTCACGTACGACAGCAAGAGTGCAATGGATCGCCAGGAGAGAACAGTCGCCGTTACATCAAACGCTTCTAATTCGCCGGCCACGCTCACTTTCAAATGTGTTGTGCTCAAAGCGAAGAACTGA
- a CDS encoding DUF1573 domain-containing protein: MKKILLLASFASLFVLGANAQPQTTPSVDPNAPVMKFETDTMNFGTVTQGTIVERDYKFTNTGKTPLVITSASGSCHCTVPSYSTEPIAPGKSGVIHVRFDSNGKMGYQDKTATINSNNKDGTVIIHLRGTVTTAPAAPAPGAPDPSRGGAPTNGGN; this comes from the coding sequence ATGAAAAAGATACTGCTTCTCGCTTCTTTCGCCTCACTGTTCGTGCTCGGCGCAAATGCACAACCCCAGACCACACCGAGCGTTGATCCGAATGCACCGGTAATGAAATTCGAAACCGATACGATGAATTTCGGTACCGTCACACAAGGAACGATCGTTGAACGCGATTACAAATTCACGAACACCGGAAAAACTCCGCTCGTGATCACCTCCGCTTCCGGTTCCTGTCATTGCACCGTTCCTTCTTATTCTACTGAACCTATTGCTCCCGGAAAAAGCGGCGTCATTCATGTTCGTTTCGATTCCAATGGAAAAATGGGTTACCAGGATAAAACAGCAACCATCAATTCCAATAATAAAGATGGTACGGTGATCATTCATTTGCGCGGAACAGTAACTACCGCCCCAGCTGCGCCTGCTCCGGGTGCGCCCGATCCTTCGCGCGGTGGCGCTCCCACGAACGGGGGGAACTAA
- a CDS encoding DUF1573 domain-containing protein: MKKNSLLLFFFLFPLFLQAQKKNAIDEILIIFDSVEYHFGSVEQGTIVEHDFHFTNKGREPFRFTEGHTSTSAAIVSYPLESVGPGVSGKISYRFDTNGKMGPQEKTASLSISCGMKDSVIVLRIKGNVFRPPDPNAPVPVFDSVVYDFGTVLQGTIIEHDFKFTNKGKLPIVISNATGSCNCDDEEYSKEPVPPGKSATVRYRFDTQGKMGYQDKIATITFTNSEVQTNYSENRIVIHTCGHVIRDTTNAPFMKFDSTSYHFGKIHEGEILEHEFHFKNTGKTPLVIMECHSACNCDNTNYPQDPIPPGESGVIKYRLDTNGRSGPQSKTITISYYPEQIIVLHVYGEIIPAANGN, translated from the coding sequence GTGAAAAAAAATTCACTCTTACTTTTCTTTTTTTTATTTCCACTTTTTTTACAGGCGCAGAAAAAAAATGCAATCGACGAAATTCTTATCATTTTTGATTCTGTGGAATATCATTTCGGTTCGGTTGAACAGGGAACCATTGTCGAACATGATTTTCATTTCACCAATAAAGGAAGAGAACCGTTTCGTTTTACCGAGGGACATACTTCAACAAGTGCTGCAATTGTTAGTTATCCACTCGAATCTGTTGGGCCCGGAGTTTCCGGAAAAATAAGTTATCGGTTTGATACGAATGGGAAAATGGGTCCACAGGAAAAAACAGCTTCGCTTTCTATCAGTTGCGGAATGAAAGATTCAGTGATCGTTTTGCGAATTAAGGGAAATGTTTTTCGTCCTCCGGATCCCAATGCGCCAGTCCCGGTTTTTGATTCTGTCGTTTATGATTTCGGTACGGTGCTGCAGGGAACAATTATTGAGCACGATTTCAAATTCACGAATAAAGGGAAATTGCCGATTGTAATTTCAAATGCAACCGGTTCATGCAATTGTGATGATGAGGAATATTCGAAAGAACCTGTTCCGCCGGGAAAATCAGCGACAGTGCGTTACAGGTTTGATACGCAGGGCAAAATGGGTTACCAGGATAAAATAGCTACGATCACATTCACCAATAGCGAAGTTCAAACTAATTATTCTGAAAATAGAATTGTGATCCATACCTGTGGCCATGTCATTCGCGACACAACAAATGCTCCGTTCATGAAATTCGATTCCACATCGTATCATTTCGGAAAAATTCATGAGGGAGAAATTCTTGAACACGAATTTCATTTTAAGAATACGGGTAAGACACCGTTGGTTATTATGGAATGTCACTCCGCATGCAATTGTGATAACACAAATTATCCGCAGGATCCGATTCCTCCGGGAGAATCAGGCGTGATAAAATACAGACTCGATACCAACGGCAGGAGCGGCCCGCAGAGTAAAACCATCACGATCTCTTACTATCCCGAACAAATTATTGTATTGCACGTTTACGGAGAAATTATTCCAGCCGCCAATGGGAATTAA
- a CDS encoding DUF1573 domain-containing protein, with protein sequence MKKILLAIAVVFAGIKISAQTSGSADPNAPVISFETEVIDFGTVQQGSEQVRTFKITNTGKTPLVISGIKGQCGCTTFPDNYPKDPIPPGGSATFKVKYDTSVRVGMFDKKVMVYSNASNNLAGGYVEVKIKGNVVSAGVSTSGGN encoded by the coding sequence ATGAAAAAAATTCTCCTTGCCATCGCAGTTGTTTTCGCAGGAATAAAAATTTCTGCGCAGACTTCCGGATCAGCCGATCCGAATGCACCGGTCATTTCTTTTGAAACAGAAGTGATCGATTTCGGAACGGTGCAGCAGGGAAGTGAACAAGTACGCACTTTCAAGATCACGAATACCGGAAAAACTCCATTGGTAATTTCAGGCATCAAAGGACAATGCGGTTGCACAACATTTCCTGATAATTATCCGAAAGATCCTATTCCGCCGGGAGGAAGTGCAACGTTCAAAGTGAAATATGATACCAGCGTGCGTGTCGGAATGTTCGATAAAAAAGTAATGGTCTATTCCAATGCATCAAATAATCTGGCGGGTGGATATGTGGAAGTGAAAATAAAAGGCAATGTAGTTTCAGCCGGTGTCTCTACCTCCGGAGGAAACTGA
- a CDS encoding DUF1573 domain-containing protein translates to MTHDYGTIQKGGEPYCEFKLTNTSKQPLVIQEAHGSCGCTIPEYTKEPIKPGETVTIRVHYDTNRIGPFEKTVTITFVGKTDPAILHIHGIVEAPPAETPFPQPGDGNSNGGVPVNNG, encoded by the coding sequence ATGACGCACGATTACGGAACGATCCAGAAAGGAGGCGAGCCATATTGCGAATTCAAACTCACAAATACCAGCAAGCAACCGCTCGTGATACAGGAAGCGCATGGCTCTTGCGGATGTACAATTCCCGAATACACGAAAGAGCCGATCAAACCTGGCGAGACTGTTACGATAAGAGTTCATTATGATACGAATCGCATTGGGCCATTTGAGAAAACAGTAACGATAACTTTCGTCGGAAAAACCGATCCCGCAATTCTGCACATTCATGGAATTGTTGAAGCCCCTCCTGCAGAGACTCCATTCCCGCAACCGGGAGATGGAAATTCAAACGGAGGTGTGCCGGTAAATAATGGTTGA
- a CDS encoding DUF1573 domain-containing protein — protein sequence MKKIFLIPVFLVGAMTFAQAQSTTTTTTTTAAPSTSGMQRENGPVMTFTITSYDFGKIKQGDIVTKEFKFKNTGKEPLIINEAHGSCGCTVPDWPKEPIKPNGEGVIKVTFNSTGKMGQQDKTVTITYDTDQTVVLHLTGTVEAPAATSTQGGGTAAPANGGGGTGATNGTAAPAPAKPAPKTASTVSTAPAKPADGTSTGGN from the coding sequence ATGAAAAAGATTTTCCTCATTCCTGTGTTTCTCGTTGGTGCAATGACATTCGCACAAGCGCAGAGCACCACAACGACCACCACCACAACTGCCGCACCTTCCACATCCGGAATGCAGCGCGAGAACGGGCCGGTGATGACCTTCACGATCACTTCCTACGATTTCGGAAAGATCAAACAAGGTGATATTGTTACAAAAGAATTCAAATTCAAAAACACGGGTAAAGAGCCGTTGATCATCAATGAAGCTCACGGTTCATGCGGATGCACCGTTCCTGATTGGCCGAAAGAGCCGATCAAACCGAATGGAGAAGGCGTAATTAAAGTTACGTTCAACTCTACCGGGAAAATGGGACAACAGGATAAGACGGTTACCATCACTTATGATACCGATCAAACAGTTGTGTTGCATCTTACAGGAACTGTAGAAGCTCCTGCTGCAACTTCAACTCAGGGTGGCGGAACAGCAGCTCCTGCAAATGGAGGTGGCGGAACAGGCGCAACAAATGGAACAGCAGCTCCTGCTCCTGCTAAACCAGCACCAAAAACAGCATCTACAGTTTCTACCGCACCTGCAAAACCTGCAGACGGAACAAGCACAGGCGGAAATTAA